The sequence CCCCAGTAACCGTACGTCATCATCGCGCGGTGAACACGTCCCTGCTCCTTGCACACACCGCCCGTCGCTCCCCCCAAGTCGGGTCTGGGTGTGGCGTGGTCCCTCGTGTCCACGTCGAACCTAGGCCCGGCGAGGGAGGGGAAATCGTAACAAGGTGGCCGTACGGGAACGTGCGGCGGGATCACCTCCTTTCCGGATAGTGTGTGCGATATGTATGGCCGACCTATTATTCTCCTCAAGCCCCCTATCCCTGATGCAGCCCGGGAGACCTGGTCTTCCGGGTGAAGAGCGGAGCGTTCTCTTCAGGACGCTATGAGGCTACGTATAGGCTACCTACACGTGGCGGCTGCTGGGTTCCCGAGTAGACCCGGCACGCTAAGCCGCCTGGTGGATGGCTCGGCTTGGGCGCCGAGGAAGGGCGTGGCAAGCTGCGATAAGCCCCGGGGAGGCGCATGCAGCCTTAGATCCGGGGATCCCCGAATGGGACCTCCTGCCATGGGTTAATAGCCCATGGCGCTCCCACCCTCTTCGGAGGGGGGAGTGGGAACCCCCCGAACGGAAGCATCCAAGTAGGGGGAGGAAAAGAAACCATCATGGGATTCCCTGAGTACCGGCGAGGGAAAGGGGAGGAGCCCAAACCGAACCCCTGGGGCTGACAAACCCCACGGGGATGTGGTGTAGAGGCTCAGCCTATAACGCCCACCACCCTGGGAAGCCGAAGTGGCCTGGAACGGCCCGCCATAGAGGGTGATAGCCCCGTAGGCGTAACCAGGGTTAGTGGGCTGGCTGAGCCGGAGTACCACACCTTGGTTTTGGTGTGGGAATCTGGGTGGAACCAGCATCCAAGGCTAAATACGTCCCAAGACCGATAGCGCACTAGTACGGTGACGGAAAGCTGAAAAGTACCCCGGAAGGGGGGTGAAAAGAGCCTGAAACCAGGCGGCGATATCCGTGTGGGGCCCGAAAGGGTGGATCCACCCCGAAGGAAGCCGTGGCGACACGGTTGTACGAGGGGTGGGGACCAGGGTCCCACGTTCCGTTTCGAACCACGGGCCGGGGAGTTCACCTCCACGGCGAGCTTAAGGGCTTTTAAGCCCGTAGGCGGAGGGAAACCGACAGGTCCGCAGCCGGGCCGCGAGGCTCGGCGAGGGACGGGGTCTGAAAGGGCCCAGAGTCGTGGGGGTGATAACCAGAAACCGGGCGATCTAGCCCTGGGCAGGGCGAAGCCGGGCGAAAGCCCGGTGGAGGCCCGAAGGGATGTTGACGTGTAATTCACTCCTCTGACCTGGGGCTAGGGGCCAAAAGCCAATCTAGCCCGGTGATAGCTGGTTCCTCCCGAAATGGGTCGCAGCCCAGCCTCAGGCGAGGTAGCCTAGGGGGTAGAGCACCGATAGGGTGGCAAGGGTCCGAAAGGGCCCACCACCCTTTCGAACTCCGAATCCCTAGGCTCCGTAGACCCTGGGAGACGGGCGTCGGGGGGTAAGCTCCCGAGCCGCGAGGGGAACAACCCGGACAGGGGTTAAGGCCCCTAAATGCCGGCTAAGTGTTAACGCGAAGGGAGTCCCCAGCCTGAGACAGCTGGGAGGTAGGCTTAGAAGCAGCCACCCTCTAAGCAACGCGTAACAGCGGACCAGCCGAGGCTGGGGGCCCCGAAAATGGACGGGGCTTAAGCCGGCTGCCGATACCCCTGGGCCCGGCGTACACGCGCCGGGTTGGTAGGGAGGCGTCGCGGCTGGGTAGAAGCCGAGCCGTAAGGTTCGGTGGACCTGCCGCGAATGTAGATCCCGGTGGTAGTAACAGCAAAGAGGGGTGAGAATCCCCTCCGCCGCAGGGGCCAGGGTTCTCCGGCAATGCTCGTCAGCCGGAGGTTAGTCGGTCCTAAGGCGGCCCTTAACCGGTCGCCGCCGAAAGGGAAACCGGTTTATATTCCGGTACCGTAGGGGTACGTGCGGCGACGCAGGCTCCCAACCTGACGCCTCCGGGTAGGCTGAGTGGGGTTGCCGCCCCATTTAACCGCTGAAGCCTGGGGAGTGCCGTAAGGGCGAGAACCAGGTGAAGGCGGGAATAGCCTCCCGCATAGGGGGGTTCAGCCGATCCCGGGGGACAGGGAAAAGGGTTGGGAGAAGGATCCCCTACGACCGTACCTAGAACCGACACAGGTGCCCCTGGGTGAGAAGCCTAAGGCGTGTCGGGTCAACGCGGGTGAGGGAATTCGGCAAATTAGCCCCGTACCTTCGGAAGAAGGGGTGCCTGCGGTCTTAGCCCACGAAGGCTGGGACTGCAGGTCGCAGTGACAAGGGGGCCCCGACTGTTTAATAAAAACATAGGTAGCCGCAAGCCCGAAAGGGTGTGTACGGCTGCTGAATCCTGGCCAGTGCCGGTACCTAAAACCCGGGTCCAACCGGGCTAAGGGCCGGTAAACGCCGGGAGTAACTCTGACTCTCTCAACGGAGCCGCCTCGCCGTCGAATAGATTTAAGAGAGTTCTGATGGTATGAATATGGTAGTGTTGAGTGAGGATTATACGAAAGGATATGTTTCAGGTTTTATAGATGCTGATGGAAGCTTCTCGGTAAGTATCAAGGTTCAGAGAGATGTCCGCTATGGTGTCAGAATAGACCCGGTGTTTAGCGTGACTCAGAGAAACAGAGAAGTTCTAGAATTTCTTAGGAGAGTCTTAGGTTGTGGTAGGATTATTAAGAAGCCCGGTCAGGAAAATTCATGGCTATATATCGTGGATAGGGTAGAGGAGCTTAACGGTAAACTACTGCGGTTTCTAGAAGATGGATGCCGGCTGATCGTTAAGGATAAGCAGCTGAAGCTCTTTACCGAAATAGTAAAGGGGCTTATCGAGAAGCGACACTATAGTTATGAAGGAATTTAAAAAGCTTGTTCATCTATCCTATGAGCTTTCATCTCTAGGCGGTAAAGCCGTAAGGCGTAGAAGCCTGAACGAGGTTCTCACGATAATAGAGGGATATGAGATGAGACGGCGGGACGCTCCGGGAGAAAGGTAGCCAAATGCCTTGTCGGATGACATCCGACGTGCATGAATGGATCAACGAGGGCCCCGCTGTCCCCACCCGGGACCCGGTGAAGCTACCTGGTGGTGAAAAGTCCACCGTCCCCCAGCGGGGTGAGAAGTCCCCGTGGAGCTTTACTGCAGCCTGTTGTTGGGGTATGGCTGTGGATGCGTAGGGTAGGTGGGAGCCTTTGAGCCAGCCCTTCCGGGGGCTGGGGAGGCGCCGATGAAACACCACCCTTCCGCGGCTGTACCCCTAACCTGGGTGCCAAACCCGGGGACAGCAGCAGGTGGGCAGTTTGCCTGGGGCGGCGCCCCCTTGAAAAGATATCGAGGGGGCCCTAAGGCCAGCTCAGGCGGGTCAGAAGCCCGCCGTAGAGGACAAGGCCAAAAGCTGGCCTGACTGTGTCCTTCACAGTAAGGGACCCAGGGTTGAAAGCCGGGCCTAGCGATCCTCCATGACCCCACTGGTGGGGGCTGGAGGTGACAGAAAAGTTACCCCGGGAATAATTGGCTTGTCGCGGGCGAGAGTTCACATCGACCTCGCGGCTTGGTACGCCGTCGTCGTCCCTTCCCATCCTGGCGGTGCATAAGCCGCCAAGGGTGAGTCTGCTCGCCTATTAAAGGGGAATGCGAGATGGGTTTAGACCGTCGTGAGACAGGTCGGACTCTACCTGCTGGGGGTGCTGGCCGCCTGAGGGGAGCCCGTCCTCAGTACGAAAGGAACGGGGCGGGGTGGCCTCTGGTGTACCAGCTGTCCGGTAGGGCAAGCTGGGCAGCCACGCCGCTGGGGATAAGGGCTGAAGGCATCTAAGCCCGAAGCCCCTCCCGAAAATAGGCGGCCATTCCTAGGCGTAGGAGGCCCGGCGACGGGTCTCATGCCTAGGACGAGGGCTGGGGTAGAACACCCCGTTGATGGGGTAGGGGTGTAAGCCGGAAGGTCTTCGGACCGACCGGTTCAGCCCGCCACTCCCAATCGCCCGAGGTGCTGGGTCGAAAAAGGAGCCTAGCAGCTGCGTGAAATAGGTAGCCTATACGTAGCCTGACACTGTCTTCTAGCAGACGGTAAAGTTTTAAGCTCGTCTACGTTATCGGGATTAGGGTGGTTGCTTGGCCCATAGTTGGGATGTCCCCTCCATAGACCCGGCTGAGACGACCGAGGAGATCTGCCGCTTCATAAGGGATGTGGTCGATAAGGCCGGGGCTCAGGGGGTCGTCGTAGGCTTAAGCGGAGGAGTAGACAGTAGCGTTACAGCGGCTCTATGCGTTAGGGCTTTAGGGGCTAGTAGGGTGTTAGCGCTTCTGATGCCTACATCGTTCACGCCTAAGAGAGACGTGGAAGACGCTATGGACCTGGCTAAGAGTCTTGATGTCGAGTATAGAGTCATACCTATCGACGATATGGTCAAGGCTTTCCTGAACGCTCTACCGTATAAGCAGGGGGAGCCATCGTATAGGATGCCGGCTGCAAACCTCAGAGCCAGGGTCAGAATGGTCATACTGTATTATCATGCAAACCTCATGAGGCGGCTTGTAGCGGGCTCGGGGGATAGAAGCGAGCTTCTAATCGGATACTTCACCAAGTACGGTGACGGGGCTGTAGACTTTCTACCGATAGCTCATCTCTATAAGACCCAGGTTAGGGAGCTGGCTAGGTGGCTTGGAATACCTGAGCGTATAGCTTATAAACCCAGTAGCCCCCAGCTGTATCCGGGCCATAGGGCAGTGGACGAGCTACCGGCGGATTATCCAGTCTTAGATAAAGTTCTCGTAGGGCTGTTTGAGCTCAAGCTCAAGCCAGAAGAAGTAGCGGAGAGGCTTAACGTAGCCGAGGAATTGGTTCTAGAAACCTTGAGACGCTACGAGTCGACCATCCATAAGCGGAGACTACCGCCGATGCTTAAACCCTTACCGACCATTTAGAGGATTCTATCTTAGGTTCGGAAAGACCCAGGCGACATATGAGGTTAAGGGTCTTTATGAAACCAGTTTTTAAGAAAGTCTGTTATCAACTTTGTCTTAGGGTTCTCTAGGTTGAGCCGGTACATCTTAACCCTGCCGAACCGTCTCTCGGCTACTAGACCCTTCTCGGTTAAAACCTTGAGGTGGTTAACGGTAGAAGTACTGTTTAAACCGGTTTTCCTAGCGACCTCAGACAAGTTGAGTTCGCCGTATTCGCATAGGACCGCAAGAATCCTTACACGCCCCCTAGAGGAAAACGCGTCTTCTAAAAGCTTTAATTTCTCCCGGTTCAAGTTCAACCTACGTCGCCTCCAACATCCTTGAGAGAACCCTATTCAAGTAGGCCGCGGCGACGTTTAAACCCATGTATGTAGTCCTACCTCTCCGTCCTCTACCCGATGGATTGACCGTTAGAAGAGATAGAAAGCTCAGGTTTTTCATGTACTTCCAGAGCTGGGTATGAGCCCTAGGTTTTTCTCCATAAGATTCGCATAAAACCCTATAGAGAACCTCGACCTCACCCATGGTCACATAGGCTTCCTCGCTCTCCCTTTCGAGACATCTAGCCACGGCTAATAGGAATAGTTTCTCATGCTTGCTTAGAGACCTCAACGCCTCTGTGAGGCCAGGATAATACTCCAAGCTTTGGTAGGCTTTTCGAACATGCTCGGGCATAATTACCGACGATCCATCCATTTCAGCGTATTTACCCGCTCTATATAGAAGCTCTATAGCGTATCTAGCGTCACCCATGGGGGCGGCCATGTCGGCTATAAGCCTTATCGTCCTATCGAGGTATGAGCCGTTTCGGAGGGCAAGCGAGGCTCTATATTCTAAAACCTCTATCATGTCGTCTAGGCCGTATTTTCTGAGCTTCACGATCGATCCTCGGAGGTAGGAAAGCGTTGCATGGTTAAGGTCCCTCATCAACCCAAGGTCTCTCAGGACAAATATGGGAAATAGCCGTCTAGACCTGCCCGGCTTAGACTCGTATACCCTAGTTAGGGCGTATACCGGTGTAGACCCCTCTTTCACAAGCAGAGAATCTGCATCGTCTAATATCAGCAACACGTATAGGTTCTCATCCTCTAGAAGCTCTAGCAGACTGTCAAGCAGCTCGTTTGCCCCAAAGCCCCTACGTGGGAAACCGGGAATTATCCTTCGAACCGTCTCGACGAGTATCATAAAGAAGCTTCCACGCAAAATCTGACAGTTTACATGTATGCATTTGAAGTTTAGACCTCTGGCTCTAGCCTCCTTCTCAAAGTCTATACCGAAACGCTGAGTCAAAGCCGTCTTACCAGAGCCTATTCCCCCGGTTACGACCGCCCGTGGGGCTACGGAGCCCGGTTTGCGAAGTATAGGCTCGAACATAGACCTTAGAATCCTAAGCTCCTCCTCCCTACGTGGCAACCTCGGAGGAACGTAACTCAGGTCTAGGAGGGACTCATCCTTAAAAATCCTCGAAATACCCAAAACAGACACTATTTAAACATCTACGACGGAGGAGCTCTTAAATTAAACCGTAGACTCAGCGTCTTTTAGGCCAAAGCCTTATCGGGATCTCCATGCCACATCTCGGGCATCTACCTTCGTCTGTGAGCCTAATCCTAACGGTGGATAAGCCGAACCTCTTAATCAACAGCGCCCCGCAGTTTGGGCAGTAGGTGTTCTCGTACTTGTGGCCTGGCACGTTCCCTATATACGGGTAGTTCACACCATACCGCTTCGCTAGTTCGTAAGCTTCTTCGAGCTTCTCAACCGGGGTAGGTGGCGCGTTAAAACGGTAGGCGGGGAAGTATGCCGTGAAGTGTATAGGCGTATCTGGGCCGAGACGTTTAACATGGTTTTCGACCACCTCTCTTAGAGACGATTCATCGTCATTAACCCCAGGTATTATGAGGTTCACGACCTCCACGTGTATCCCCATCCTCTTGGCTTCCTCCGCGTTTCTCCACACCACCTCCACATCGGCTTGACAATACCTCCGAACAGCCTCTTTACCGCCTTTAACATCTACCTTAAGAGCCTGTAGACCCGCCTCCTTGAGCATACGTAGAGCCTCGACCGTCATGTAGCCGTTACTCACGTAGTTCGTGTATAATCCCCTTTCTAACGCTAGCGGAAAGATATCTAGCGAATATTCAAACAGAAGCGTAGGCTCCGTGAAGGAGACAGAAATTCCCTGGCATGCACTCGCCACGGCGAGACGAACCATATCCTCCGGGCTGACGTAATTAGCCCTAGACGGATCTGGAGGAAACTTAGAAAGCCTCCAATTCTGACAGTTATGCGTTATGAAACCGTTGCATATGAAAACTCCTTTATCGGTTTCTAGGTTGTAGACAAGCTCCTCTCCGATGGGCTCGATCTCCTCTATCATGGTCGTCATCAGCAACGACCTACCTATGAGCCTTCCGGTTTTCCTTCTAATCTTGGGATGGGTTCTCATGAAGAATTTCGCTATGTGACCTATTCTGCCGATTCGTATAGCATCTACTTTCCCGTAACTCTCGTAAACGTAAGGAATTCCAAGCCTTTCCAACCCCCTACAGGCTAATTCTAGGAGCTCTTTATCCGTGTTTTTGATCCTTAAGCATCCGGCTTCTGAGAGCCCGCCCTCCGCATCGAACAGCCCGGCGAGAAAGCCTCTATACCAAGATAGAGAAAAACCAGTTGTCATGAGCTCTTCGATTCTGTGAAACACATTTTTTCTCCCTGATACGAGCCCACGCGTAACCTGTCTGTAAAGTCCACAATAAACTCTCTTAACCGGAAGCGATATCCCAAACACCTCTAGATACTTCTTGACCGTCATCAGGAAATCTTGGTCTTTAACGGCGAACTTGAAGAACGGAACGAGTTTACCTGTTCTACTGTGGACGTAGTGGGTTAATGAGCCATCTCCCCTCAAGGCACCGGTTAAGTATCCTCTGATGTAGTCTTCATCCTCGTCGAACGTCTCAGGCTTCACAGTGAATCTGATGAGCATACCCTCCCTCATCCTAGTGCTTTTCACAGGAGCCCTATCGGGTTCTATCGCAACCCATCTCCTTCTATAATCTAGGATCGGATGCTCAGGTGTAATCTTGATATCGCCCATCGAGGTCACCACCTTGTAGACTTCAGCTCTCCTCGCGACCTTACCTATGACCTTCGTAGTCGAAAGCCTCAGCCGTCTCTTTCGGTCTCTTGGGAACGATACGGAGAGAACAGAATCGGCCTCTCTAACCTCACCTATCCTAACAGCTACCCAGTTATCTAGGAGAATCAAACTATCCGCTGTTACACACCAGGGGCAGGTGAAGTTGCAGCTCCAAGTCGAGAATGTTAGGGCCTTAGTTCCCGGGTAGAAGTGGAATAGGGGCTTTTTAGAGGGCCAACCCCGTTTATAGGGTTAGCCTTTCTCTATCGGGTTCGCCGATATGGCGTTTATATCCCCATATACCAGCGTGTAGAGCTCCCCGCCGATGTTCATCCTAGTTTTGCAGAAGCCGGTCGAGCCTTCAGGTATCAGGCATCTCCTCTCGCATAGAAGGCATCTGACACGGCTACCCCTGACCCTCTCGTATAAGAGAGCCCTCCTCACCGTGGGACCCTTCACTTTCACCCCCACCCTCGAAGTCTAGAAGTATTATCCCCCTTATGATGTCGTTTTTAGCTGGTTTGAAGCCTAGAGAGTTTACCAAACCCTCTATGTAGGAGGCTAAGAGCCTCGTCTCCTCTTCTGAAAGCTGAGGGGCGACGCATCTAACCGATAGTTTACCTCCGCTCTTCCCCACGTAGACCTCTTTTACATCCCATACATTAGCGTAGAGTAGGCGTTCAAGAAACTCCAGGGGGTCTCTATCGTGAACCCTAGCGACGATATATTTGCCGAACCAGCTCCCGGCTTCGTAGAACCTACGGGTGAGCTCGTCCTTATCAGAGCGGTAAACCTTGGATATCAGATATCGAAGTATGTCCCTGGGTACTACGGACCCCCCTCCTTCACGGCTTATCTTCGTGAGCATATAGAGCTCCACGACCTCAGGCAGGGTAAGACCCATCTCGTAAACCTTTATCGCCTGCTCGAAAACCTCGTTCGCAAACGTCGTTATCGTTTTACCCTCCCTGTTGGCTATCCTAGCCACCTTAGCTAGGACATCTCCCCTGACGACCACAAGCTTCTTAGGGGGCTTCTTCGAGGACATGGCTTACACCAACCTATCCGGCTCACCGCTTCTTAACGATTTCTCCCTCCTAAGCGTTAACAGTATCACGCCTCTAGCCACGTAACGTCGAACCGTTTTAAAACCCATAGACGAGGCTACACCTTCCACTATATGAGCTAAAAGCTCGGTGTAGGACCGCGAGAAGCGGGGGCCGATGCATCTAATGATGAGCCGGTCTCCACTCTCTAAAACCGCTACCTCTGAGGCCGCCCATGCGATCTCACGGATTATCATCCTAAGCATGTCTGGGGGCTTAAGGCCAGGGAGCTGGGCCTCGAGTACTCTACCATACCATTCGCCGAGCTTTAAGCCTAGGCCTACGGTGTCTTTAGGGTTTTTGTTGAAGATATGGTCTAACGCCCTATACGCTACGTCCTCTGGTAGGGGTATGAAGCCTAGGTTTTTGAGGTTTCTCAGAATCATGTAGGAGTCGACGATGTCCTCGAGCTTGAGGTTCATCCTATAGACTTTAAGCGCCTGTTCGAGTATACTGTTCACAAGCCCATATATCGTCTGGTTTCTAGACCTCGCTAGCTTGGATATTTCCTCCACGAGGTCCGCTCTAGCCGCTAGAAGTTTTCTAGCCAAAGGATCACCTGACTACTGAAGTTTTCAAATGTATATAATTGAATACCCGTGTATATAAGTGCTTTTTAACCGATGGCTTCCCTAAGACGCTCCAAAACCCAGCTCTTATCCAGCATCGCCAGATAAGGAGCGATTCTAGGACCACTTTCCTCACCGAAGAAGACTAGGTAAAGCGCCCTGAAGAGCCTACGCATCTCTCGTCTAGTCAAAGTCGACGTGAACCCGACCATAGCCTTCTTGATGGAATCTTCATCCCAATCCGTGTCTTCGAATATCTCGAGCATCTTCCTAAGCATGTTTTTATCGTCCTCGCTTAGCTTAGCCTCGACCTCCCGGGTGAGCTCCTCTAGAAGAGACACCTTAAACCTCTCAGGTGCGTAGCTTCTGACCCAGTTTAAAGCCAGTCTGAGCCTAGACCCTATCCTAGAGGCGGATACAGGGTCGGGATCTCTCTTAAGCATTCCCGTGGATTTAAGCCGTTTAACAGCGTTCTCTAAAAGACAATCTTCTGGAAGCGTCTGGACGAGGATTACGGCGTGTAGATAACTTAGCTGAAACGGCATTTCGCTTGGGAGGGGTTTAAGCTGAGCCAGTTCGAAGCTTCTACGGATGTTCTCAAGCTCCCAACCAGGCCTATCGGGCTTCTCTACCCCGTAATATATACGCTCGGCCATATCATACATGTCGACGTAACGGTAGACACGGTCTAACCCCAAGGTCAGCCTCTTCATAGGCTCGTTCACGAGATAGTAGTATCTGAGAACCTCAGGCTCAGCGACCTTAACCCAGTCCTCAGGTGTGAACCCTATGAAGTCGCTACTACCCATATCGCCTAGGTCTTTACCGCCGACCACGTATCCAACCCATTCATAAGCGACACCTATGGGAGGCTTAAACCCTAAGACGTTCTGAGCTAAGTCCTTGCAGCTATCCCTTGAGCCGCCGGGTGTAGCGTGGTCCTTACCGTACGGCTCGAACATGACGCCTAGAGCCTTCCATATGGCAGCCCACTCAAGCCTCCAGTTAAGCTTGCCATCTTCTAGGCTACACCATCCCTCGTAGCCGCAGTTTAGACATACGTATCGGACCTTGTAGGATTTCAAGTCTACTTCGAGCGACTTGGCCGAGTCGATCCTGCGGCAGTTTTCGCATAGGGGCTCGTAGGGGATCCAGCCCTCGGGGTAGGGCTTTCTACGCCTATACTTGTTGATAACACGTCTAACGGCCTCGCTTTTCTCCAGAACCTCGCGTACGACCCTCTTCATAGCGTCCATCTTGTAGAGGCTGGTCGTCGTATGCACTTCTACGGATTTAGCGAACTCGTCGAGGTAGTCTCCGAAGCTTCTCCAATAGTGTTCGACCCAGTTCTTATGACAGCCTTCGGGGTCCGGAACCTCTATCAGCCTCCAGCCCCTATACTTCTTAGCCTCCTCAGGGTTCTTAAACGCCTTGAGCTGAGCCTCCTTACCCTTCCAGTTATCCTGCGTATACAAGACGAGGAGGTGGCGGACCCGTCTACCCCGGTCTTCGAGAACCTTTCTAACGGCGTCTACGAGCGTTATCTCACCCCTTAAACGGCCGACGTGCTGAAGCCCAGAAACCGATAACCCGCCGCTGCAGACGACTTCTCCCTCAGAGCCCCAATACTCCTCTATACTATCGGCGGCCTTCTCGACCCAGTGTTTAAACGCCTCCGGGTTCAACCGGTTTCACCACCAAGCCCTATAAGCCCTACAAGCGCGATAACGGAGAGAGCCGATAAAACATAGGCTAAAACGGTTACTAGAAGGTTCCCAGGCACCGACGCCAGGAATAGGAAGACCACGAGATAAAGTATCGAAGCAGCCGCGACCACCGGTTTGAACAATTTAGGATAGCGTGTGATCAAAGCCGAAGATGAAGCACCTAGGATGCCTATCGCCAATACATGCGGTGTCGTGCTGGGATAAAGCCCCAAGCCCACGAGAAACAGCCCTAGACACAGCGATATCAAAGGTATTATCCTATATATCCGCGACCCCATAGCAGGGTTAAGCCTAGTTTAAAGGAGGTAAAAAGCTTATCGCATCGATATCCTAAGCTAAACGTTA comes from Candidatus Bathyarchaeota archaeon and encodes:
- the lysS gene encoding lysine--tRNA ligase encodes the protein MNPEAFKHWVEKAADSIEEYWGSEGEVVCSGGLSVSGLQHVGRLRGEITLVDAVRKVLEDRGRRVRHLLVLYTQDNWKGKEAQLKAFKNPEEAKKYRGWRLIEVPDPEGCHKNWVEHYWRSFGDYLDEFAKSVEVHTTTSLYKMDAMKRVVREVLEKSEAVRRVINKYRRRKPYPEGWIPYEPLCENCRRIDSAKSLEVDLKSYKVRYVCLNCGYEGWCSLEDGKLNWRLEWAAIWKALGVMFEPYGKDHATPGGSRDSCKDLAQNVLGFKPPIGVAYEWVGYVVGGKDLGDMGSSDFIGFTPEDWVKVAEPEVLRYYYLVNEPMKRLTLGLDRVYRYVDMYDMAERIYYGVEKPDRPGWELENIRRSFELAQLKPLPSEMPFQLSYLHAVILVQTLPEDCLLENAVKRLKSTGMLKRDPDPVSASRIGSRLRLALNWVRSYAPERFKVSLLEELTREVEAKLSEDDKNMLRKMLEIFEDTDWDEDSIKKAMVGFTSTLTRREMRRLFRALYLVFFGEESGPRIAPYLAMLDKSWVLERLREAIG
- a CDS encoding winged helix-turn-helix transcriptional regulator; the encoded protein is MNLNREKLKLLEDAFSSRGRVRILAVLCEYGELNLSEVARKTGLNSTSTVNHLKVLTEKGLVAERRFGRVKMYRLNLENPKTKLITDFLKNWFHKDP
- a CDS encoding NAD+ synthase gives rise to the protein MAHSWDVPSIDPAETTEEICRFIRDVVDKAGAQGVVVGLSGGVDSSVTAALCVRALGASRVLALLMPTSFTPKRDVEDAMDLAKSLDVEYRVIPIDDMVKAFLNALPYKQGEPSYRMPAANLRARVRMVILYYHANLMRRLVAGSGDRSELLIGYFTKYGDGAVDFLPIAHLYKTQVRELARWLGIPERIAYKPSSPQLYPGHRAVDELPADYPVLDKVLVGLFELKLKPEEVAERLNVAEELVLETLRRYESTIHKRRLPPMLKPLPTI